One uncultured Caproiciproducens sp. DNA segment encodes these proteins:
- a CDS encoding response regulator → MSKKIMLVDDAAFMRMMIKNTLQQNGYTEIVEAENGEKAISLYTAEKPDLILMDITMPVMDGLEALKHLRDMDGNIKVVMCSAMGQEAMVVEALKLGAKDFIVKPFKPDRIMKTVNGILG, encoded by the coding sequence ATGAGTAAGAAAATTATGTTGGTCGATGATGCAGCCTTTATGAGAATGATGATTAAAAACACCCTGCAGCAAAATGGCTACACAGAAATTGTCGAAGCTGAAAATGGTGAGAAGGCCATCAGCCTTTATACAGCAGAGAAGCCGGATCTGATTCTCATGGATATAACAATGCCCGTTATGGATGGTCTTGAAGCATTAAAACATTTAAGAGATATGGACGGAAACATTAAAGTTGTTATGTGTTCTGCCATGGGACAGGAAGCAATGGTCGTTGAGGCACTAAAATTGGGAGCAAAGGACTTTATTGTAAAGCCTTTCAAGCCGGACCGCATTATGAAAACCGTTAACGGGATTTTAGGATAG
- a CDS encoding chemotaxis protein CheC — MEPNKEETFSAMDIDAIGEILNISLGSSATSVSEMLEQRVNITTPHVEVVPSSQVHFESMEPAVAVEINYVSGLSGKNILILKESDVKVIVGLLLHTDYSEQEFVMDEMSIGAICEVMNLMMGASATALSQFLNMAINISPPNSFQIDNSEHFKSKYFKSEEEVVTVKFNLMIGDLVNSEFISLLTVSLAKELISSFSFGTAAPEKKHAEPIKQSLPPLQQQPEPTRASQPAARRPEPTPVVTEPVARQEPQQNYNVGKFLTKVLTMKIPYLPVIKTIT, encoded by the coding sequence ATGGAGCCGAATAAAGAGGAAACTTTTTCTGCTATGGACATTGATGCCATAGGAGAAATACTGAATATTAGTTTGGGTTCATCCGCGACTTCTGTTTCAGAAATGTTAGAGCAAAGGGTAAATATAACAACGCCTCATGTTGAAGTAGTACCTTCCAGTCAAGTCCATTTTGAATCAATGGAACCTGCCGTTGCAGTCGAAATTAATTATGTCAGCGGCCTGAGCGGAAAAAACATCTTGATTCTGAAAGAATCCGATGTAAAAGTTATTGTGGGTCTTCTCCTTCATACCGATTATTCCGAGCAGGAGTTCGTAATGGATGAGATGAGCATAGGCGCCATTTGCGAAGTAATGAATCTGATGATGGGTGCATCCGCTACTGCGCTTTCGCAATTCCTCAATATGGCGATCAATATTTCACCGCCCAATTCCTTTCAAATAGATAATTCCGAGCATTTTAAAAGCAAGTATTTTAAGAGTGAAGAAGAGGTTGTCACCGTTAAGTTCAATTTGATGATCGGAGATTTGGTCAACAGTGAATTTATCAGCCTGTTGACGGTAAGTCTCGCGAAAGAATTGATTTCATCGTTCAGCTTTGGTACGGCGGCCCCTGAGAAAAAGCATGCGGAGCCAATCAAACAGTCGCTTCCTCCTTTACAGCAGCAGCCCGAACCGACCAGGGCATCTCAGCCTGCGGCGAGAAGGCCGGAACCGACTCCGGTAGTGACTGAGCCGGTTGCCCGGCAGGAGCCACAGCAGAATTATAATGTCGGAAAATTTCTTACCAAAGTTTTGACAATGAAGATCCCGTACTTACCAGTGATCAAAACAATAACCTAA
- the fliJ gene encoding flagellar export protein FliJ has protein sequence MKKFTFSLDKVLSFKQQTLDIKKNELALLQMKLINFEKEIDALNNQFTATNRKMVEELQKGLNASDIVIYKTYFNTLNQKILKLIEQKQQLLETIAQKKNDIVSINSEISGLEKLRDKQLAEYQKNVQKSDELAMDEYVCQTRSAIV, from the coding sequence ATGAAAAAGTTTACATTTTCACTTGATAAAGTCCTTAGCTTTAAACAGCAGACACTTGATATCAAAAAAAATGAACTTGCCTTGCTGCAAATGAAGTTGATTAATTTTGAAAAGGAAATTGATGCTCTTAACAATCAATTTACCGCTACCAACCGCAAAATGGTTGAAGAACTGCAAAAAGGATTGAACGCAAGCGACATTGTCATTTATAAAACATATTTTAATACACTCAATCAAAAAATTCTGAAATTAATTGAGCAAAAACAACAACTTCTGGAAACCATTGCGCAGAAAAAAAATGATATTGTTTCAATAAACAGCGAAATTTCGGGGCTGGAAAAACTGCGGGACAAGCAGTTGGCAGAGTACCAGAAAAATGTGCAGAAAAGCGATGAACTTGCAATGGATGAATATGTTTGCCAAACGCGCAGTGCGATTGTTTAA
- a CDS encoding TIGR02530 family flagellar biosynthesis protein yields MDDIQFKKNYSTLINPNYTVTPANTNSQKTSETDQSNSEFGQLFRKTVEQQQQLTFSKHALQRMDSRNIPVSQQLVSQINGAVEKAKSKGIKDALILNGQTAFIVNVPSSTVVTTMSGQEMTDNVFTNIDGAVIL; encoded by the coding sequence ATGGACGATATTCAGTTTAAAAAGAACTATTCCACGCTAATTAACCCGAATTATACGGTTACTCCTGCAAACACAAATTCACAGAAGACGAGTGAAACCGATCAGAGTAACAGTGAATTTGGCCAGCTTTTTCGCAAAACTGTAGAACAGCAGCAACAGCTAACGTTTTCCAAGCACGCGCTGCAGCGTATGGATTCCAGAAACATTCCGGTTTCCCAGCAGCTTGTTTCCCAAATCAACGGCGCCGTAGAAAAAGCCAAATCAAAAGGAATTAAGGACGCTTTGATTTTAAACGGACAGACTGCATTTATTGTGAATGTTCCCAGCAGCACGGTTGTTACAACGATGAGCGGTCAGGAAATGACCGACAACGTATTTACAAATATTGACGGAGCCGTAATTTTATAA
- a CDS encoding flagellar biosynthetic protein FliO: MNFASGVLPLLSFVSDILPLFFSLIAIVFVLYLCFVFSKLIANKVNNVSKSNNIRIVERVALTQDKGLVIIEVCGKYYLVGFANNNIEILKELDEAELNIPKPFQKDNFLEVLNSTLKSRWDVKIGDAFFRRSGKTDDAEDKKEKK; the protein is encoded by the coding sequence TTGAATTTTGCTTCGGGTGTTTTACCGCTGCTCAGTTTTGTTTCTGATATTTTACCATTGTTTTTCTCACTGATTGCGATTGTTTTTGTGCTGTATCTTTGCTTTGTATTCAGCAAATTAATTGCAAACAAGGTAAACAATGTTTCGAAATCCAACAATATCAGGATTGTAGAGCGGGTGGCCTTAACGCAGGACAAGGGACTTGTTATCATTGAAGTTTGCGGAAAGTACTACTTGGTTGGATTTGCGAACAACAATATTGAGATTCTTAAAGAGTTGGATGAAGCAGAATTGAACATTCCCAAGCCATTTCAAAAAGATAATTTTCTTGAAGTATTAAATTCGACGCTAAAAAGCAGATGGGATGTGAAGATTGGTGATGCATTTTTCAGAAGATCCGGTAAAACTGACGATGCCGAAGATAAAAAAGAAAAAAAATAA
- the fliM gene encoding flagellar motor switch protein FliM: MAEVMSQKQIDELLGNLQNGHVDFNEIEEQSTASKIKEYDFMSPKKFTREQLKLLDNVFDNFSRMFSLQLGGMLRSSCQMEILQVEEEEYREFNNALGDSILVAIFGMHNLENKIDDKQILIELSRPISFSIMDRMLGGNGMGFDIDRDYTDIELSLLEYLFKQVSPLLNNAWSNYMEINHTLDMIETNSRLIQLIQPDEAVAIIAIEITIEDLKGNMNICLPASSLEEVFRIFNSKYVKMPKKDDPVVEQQRKEDIMHGLKCSPLTICAILGKTEISLKELLSLQAGDIIPLSTQVNKDSIVLEVENLPWFTGLIGTKKKKYAVKIDKSLQ; this comes from the coding sequence ATGGCAGAAGTAATGTCTCAGAAGCAAATTGACGAATTGTTGGGCAATTTGCAAAACGGTCATGTCGATTTTAATGAAATAGAAGAGCAGTCGACGGCTTCCAAAATAAAAGAATACGACTTTATGTCGCCTAAAAAATTTACAAGGGAACAGCTGAAGCTTTTAGATAATGTTTTCGATAATTTTTCGAGGATGTTCAGCCTTCAGCTTGGCGGAATGCTCCGATCTTCCTGCCAAATGGAAATCCTGCAGGTTGAAGAAGAAGAGTACCGCGAGTTTAATAACGCTTTGGGCGATTCCATATTAGTGGCGATCTTCGGGATGCACAATCTGGAAAACAAAATAGACGACAAGCAGATATTAATTGAACTATCCCGCCCCATATCTTTTTCAATTATGGACCGCATGCTGGGCGGCAATGGAATGGGCTTTGATATTGATAGAGATTATACTGATATTGAGCTTTCCCTGCTTGAATATCTTTTTAAACAGGTTTCCCCTCTTTTGAATAATGCGTGGAGCAATTATATGGAAATTAATCACACATTGGATATGATTGAAACCAATTCCAGATTAATTCAGCTGATACAGCCGGATGAAGCTGTTGCAATTATAGCAATTGAAATAACGATTGAAGATTTGAAAGGAAATATGAATATATGTTTGCCTGCCTCCTCGCTGGAGGAAGTATTTCGTATTTTCAATTCCAAATATGTCAAAATGCCAAAAAAAGATGACCCGGTGGTGGAGCAGCAGCGTAAAGAGGATATCATGCATGGGCTGAAATGCTCTCCCCTTACGATTTGCGCAATATTAGGCAAAACAGAAATCAGCCTGAAAGAATTGCTTAGCCTGCAGGCAGGAGATATTATTCCTCTCAGCACGCAGGTAAATAAAGACTCTATTGTCCTGGAAGTGGAGAATTTGCCATGGTTTACAGGCTTAATAGGAACAAAAAAGAAAAAATACGCAGTTAAAATTGACAAATCTCTTCAATAA
- a CDS encoding motility protein A, translating into MDFTSIVGLIVGLGLIIFGIVFDSSKGIVFSTILNFINYPSMAITFGGAIAATLIAFPIKYFKEMPKHMKIIVQRNKYDPQQYINTIVDFAQEARRKGLLSLEDKANQEKDPFLRNSIMLIVDAIDPAKVKEILEDELNGLEDRHSHGWQFYEKFSTFGPAFGMIGTLIGLINMLANMDMNAEGGATKMAQGMSVALITTFYGSMLSNLILTPLAHKLHMRHDEEMVCKEIVMEGVMAIQAGDNPKHIEERLNTYICEKKRGQSGGKAQEAPTDKKQKKKRK; encoded by the coding sequence GTGGATTTTACCAGTATTGTGGGGCTGATAGTTGGACTGGGACTTATTATTTTTGGTATTGTATTTGATTCATCCAAGGGAATTGTCTTTTCTACAATATTAAACTTCATTAATTATCCCAGTATGGCTATTACCTTTGGCGGCGCAATTGCAGCAACGCTGATTGCATTTCCAATTAAGTATTTTAAAGAAATGCCAAAGCACATGAAAATTATTGTTCAGCGGAACAAATATGATCCTCAGCAGTACATCAATACAATAGTGGATTTCGCGCAGGAAGCAAGAAGAAAGGGCCTTCTTTCCCTTGAAGACAAAGCTAATCAGGAAAAAGATCCGTTTCTCAGAAACAGCATTATGTTGATTGTAGATGCTATTGATCCGGCTAAAGTGAAAGAAATCCTTGAGGATGAATTGAATGGGCTGGAAGACCGTCACTCGCACGGGTGGCAGTTTTACGAAAAGTTTTCAACATTTGGTCCTGCATTCGGTATGATCGGTACTTTGATCGGTTTAATTAATATGCTTGCAAATATGGATATGAATGCTGAAGGCGGTGCGACTAAAATGGCGCAGGGTATGTCTGTCGCTTTGATTACCACCTTCTACGGCTCCATGCTTTCCAATCTCATATTAACCCCTCTGGCTCACAAACTGCATATGCGTCATGATGAGGAGATGGTATGCAAGGAAATTGTTATGGAAGGCGTTATGGCAATTCAGGCGGGGGACAATCCAAAGCATATTGAAGAAAGATTAAATACATACATCTGTGAAAAGAAGCGAGGCCAATCCGGAGGAAAAGCGCAAGAGGCGCCCACTGATAAAAAGCAGAAAAAAAAGAGGAAATAA
- a CDS encoding flagellar FlbD family protein: MINLTNLNGVSFALNPNLIETIEGIPETKITLTTGKYFLVAETRQEIIKEIIQFNRKIYQNTIKLTD; this comes from the coding sequence ATGATAAACCTTACTAATTTAAATGGCGTTTCTTTTGCCCTTAACCCGAATCTGATTGAAACAATTGAAGGTATTCCGGAAACTAAAATCACTTTAACTACCGGGAAATATTTCCTTGTTGCAGAGACAAGACAGGAAATCATCAAGGAAATCATTCAATTTAATCGTAAGATATATCAGAATACAATTAAGCTAACGGATTAG
- a CDS encoding flagellar hook-basal body complex protein: protein MMRAMFSGVAGLKAHQTGMDVIGNNIANVNTYGFKSSSTIYRDVYYQTIAGSSKANTANSVGGGNPTQIGYGSTAASVNVNTSRSGMATTGNPGDCYINGEGYFVVKDGDDYLYSRVGEMSFDGDGNLVDGNKKLVCGANLEAGVSKTAPEAITVTNAGSYSNITIGSDGTISGELAGSVVKLGTIALANIPNPAGLTQQGGSYYKAVSNVESSTNPITYYAAGSSGTGALVTSALESSNVDLANEFSQMIITERGFQANSKIITVSDEMLESLVNLKR, encoded by the coding sequence ATGATGAGAGCAATGTTTTCCGGCGTGGCCGGATTAAAAGCGCACCAGACCGGTATGGACGTGATCGGCAACAATATCGCAAACGTCAACACATACGGTTTTAAATCCTCCAGTACGATTTACCGTGATGTTTACTATCAGACAATTGCGGGATCATCCAAGGCAAACACTGCAAACAGCGTCGGAGGAGGGAATCCTACTCAAATCGGTTATGGATCTACCGCCGCTTCGGTGAATGTGAACACCTCCCGTTCCGGTATGGCGACAACAGGAAACCCAGGGGATTGTTATATTAATGGTGAGGGCTATTTTGTTGTTAAGGACGGTGACGATTATCTCTATTCCCGTGTGGGAGAAATGAGCTTTGACGGAGACGGAAATTTGGTCGACGGCAACAAAAAGCTTGTCTGCGGAGCAAATCTGGAAGCTGGTGTCAGTAAAACGGCACCGGAAGCAATCACAGTCACTAACGCTGGTTCTTATAGCAATATTACCATTGGCAGTGATGGTACTATATCCGGGGAATTAGCTGGAAGTGTTGTAAAGCTTGGTACAATAGCGCTTGCCAATATTCCGAACCCGGCCGGCCTCACACAGCAGGGCGGTTCCTATTATAAGGCTGTCAGCAACGTTGAAAGTAGTACAAATCCAATTACATATTATGCTGCGGGCAGCAGCGGTACGGGCGCTTTGGTTACCAGTGCGCTGGAGTCCTCCAATGTGGATCTGGCAAACGAGTTTTCTCAGATGATTATCACCGAAAGGGGATTTCAGGCAAACTCTAAAATTATTACGGTGAGTGATGAAATGCTTGAGAGCCTTGTTAACCTAAAGAGATAA
- the fliI gene encoding flagellar protein export ATPase FliI translates to MNFQDAYEILGKLNPLCYMGKVKNIVGMMIETTGLKAKVGDICVIRNSNDDKSVMAEVVGFKNSNILLMAYGDIKGIGPGSLVRSTESKLRVPVGDFLVGRTIDATGQPIDGLGKFNIKQYYNVDSTYTNPLERPRINTRLSFGIKTIDGVLTIGKGQRMGIFAGSGVGKSTLMGMIAKNVKTDVNVIALVGERGREVTEFIEKDLGKEGLARSVLVVATSDQPAMYRVKCATVATAIAEYFKDQGKDVLLMMDSLTRFAMAQREIGLAAGEPPIARGYTPSIYSELPKLLERSGNFKEGSITGIYTVLVEGDDTNEPISDTVRGIIDGHIVLTRSLAHKNHYPAIDVNASISRLMNDIVTEEHKQVAAKIRNLLSVYYQNYDLISIGAYKPGMNHKLDEAVKKIDAIDAFLCQKTDESFSFEETLNMMKEL, encoded by the coding sequence TTGAATTTTCAAGATGCCTACGAAATTCTGGGGAAGTTAAACCCGCTCTGTTATATGGGTAAAGTGAAAAATATAGTCGGCATGATGATTGAGACAACCGGTCTGAAAGCAAAAGTCGGCGATATCTGTGTCATTCGCAATTCCAATGATGATAAATCTGTTATGGCTGAGGTGGTCGGGTTTAAAAACAGCAATATTTTGCTGATGGCCTACGGCGATATAAAAGGAATTGGCCCGGGCAGCCTGGTTCGTTCCACCGAAAGCAAACTGCGTGTGCCGGTGGGGGATTTTTTAGTCGGCCGGACGATTGACGCTACCGGACAGCCTATTGATGGTTTGGGCAAATTTAATATTAAACAGTATTACAATGTCGATTCCACTTACACAAATCCTCTTGAAAGGCCAAGAATCAACACACGCCTGAGTTTTGGCATTAAAACGATTGATGGCGTGCTGACCATTGGCAAGGGGCAGAGAATGGGAATTTTCGCCGGAAGCGGCGTCGGCAAGAGCACTTTGATGGGGATGATTGCGAAAAATGTCAAAACAGATGTCAATGTAATCGCGCTCGTCGGAGAAAGAGGCCGGGAAGTTACTGAATTTATTGAAAAGGATTTAGGGAAGGAAGGACTGGCACGTTCTGTTTTGGTAGTCGCTACCTCGGATCAGCCTGCCATGTACCGTGTAAAATGTGCGACGGTTGCCACTGCGATTGCCGAGTATTTTAAGGACCAGGGCAAGGATGTCCTGCTCATGATGGACTCCCTGACCAGATTTGCAATGGCGCAGAGGGAAATTGGTCTGGCTGCCGGGGAGCCTCCGATTGCAAGAGGATACACGCCTTCCATTTATTCCGAACTGCCCAAACTCCTCGAGCGGAGCGGAAACTTTAAAGAAGGCTCCATTACCGGCATTTATACAGTGCTGGTGGAGGGAGACGATACCAACGAACCGATTTCCGACACGGTCAGAGGGATTATCGACGGACATATTGTTTTAACCCGGTCGCTTGCACATAAAAATCATTATCCCGCGATTGACGTGAATGCAAGCATTTCCAGATTGATGAATGATATTGTTACCGAAGAGCATAAACAGGTTGCCGCAAAAATCAGAAATCTGCTTTCGGTCTATTATCAGAATTACGATCTAATCTCCATTGGCGCATATAAGCCCGGCATGAACCACAAATTGGATGAAGCGGTAAAAAAAATTGACGCAATCGATGCTTTTTTGTGCCAGAAGACCGATGAAAGCTTTTCATTTGAAGAAACCCTGAATATGATGAAAGAGTTGTAA
- a CDS encoding flagellar motor protein MotB, whose product MARKKADPGGGGPNWLDTYADMVTLLLTFFVMLFAMSTVDASKWQTLVKAFSSNKQVTASIEQAVQTNPSNPNSGKQFDAGDNKTSSSAAQSSAQSAAQSEGASGNVTKVTDFDSLYKYLNDYVNKNGLQDSVQVHKGDNYTFLTFQNSIFFNGDSSELRGDGKKILDFLGNGIKNIPDQIGEIRFFGHTARADNSTTVSAQAFDRSLSSDRAKNVLLYIQMKNIINPAKMVSEGYGEYRPIVPHDGTEATRSKNRRVEIYISKAGKVSSVLDQVYKDINSANSKSTASSK is encoded by the coding sequence ATGGCGCGAAAAAAAGCGGATCCCGGCGGAGGCGGCCCAAACTGGCTGGATACCTATGCGGATATGGTAACACTGCTGCTGACCTTCTTTGTGATGTTGTTTGCCATGTCGACAGTTGATGCCAGCAAATGGCAGACTCTCGTTAAAGCGTTTTCTTCCAACAAGCAGGTAACGGCAAGCATAGAACAAGCGGTGCAGACGAACCCGTCAAATCCGAACAGCGGGAAACAATTTGATGCCGGTGACAATAAAACCAGTTCAAGTGCGGCTCAAAGTTCGGCACAAAGTGCGGCTCAAAGTGAAGGGGCTTCGGGAAATGTTACCAAGGTAACTGATTTTGATAGTTTGTATAAATATCTGAATGACTATGTCAACAAGAATGGGCTGCAGGATTCCGTGCAGGTTCATAAAGGGGATAATTATACTTTCCTGACTTTTCAGAATAGCATATTCTTTAATGGGGACAGTTCTGAATTGCGCGGTGACGGTAAAAAAATATTAGACTTTCTTGGCAACGGAATTAAAAATATTCCAGATCAAATAGGTGAAATACGATTTTTCGGGCACACGGCCCGCGCTGACAATTCAACAACTGTTTCCGCACAGGCTTTCGATCGTAGCTTGTCCTCCGACAGAGCAAAAAATGTTTTGCTTTATATCCAGATGAAAAATATTATTAACCCGGCAAAAATGGTTTCAGAAGGCTATGGAGAATACCGGCCGATTGTACCGCATGATGGTACTGAGGCTACAAGGTCGAAAAACAGAAGAGTTGAAATCTACATTTCCAAGGCGGGTAAGGTAAGTTCAGTTTTAGATCAGGTTTATAAAGATATTAATTCGGCTAACAGTAAAAGCACTGCGAGCAGCAAATGA
- the fliN gene encoding flagellar motor switch protein FliN, with protein MIMSVPLQITVEIGRVKKPIKEILDFNSGTIVELDKQAGSQVDVFVNGKRIAKGDVVVVDDFYGVRITEVLSNNEIMKLI; from the coding sequence ATGATTATGTCCGTCCCTCTTCAAATTACTGTTGAAATAGGCCGCGTAAAAAAACCAATTAAAGAGATCCTGGATTTTAATTCGGGAACAATTGTGGAGTTGGATAAGCAGGCCGGTTCACAGGTCGATGTTTTCGTTAATGGCAAAAGGATTGCTAAAGGGGATGTTGTCGTGGTAGACGATTTTTATGGCGTGCGAATTACAGAAGTATTGAGCAATAATGAAATCATGAAATTAATTTAA
- a CDS encoding flagellar hook-length control protein FliK codes for MIEQILRTTAPRNTSVSQTKDCTGGFESLMKSAVQGKDSKSAVQPDTSVSSKDEEKKDSDGADGSAGDQQLFNAVDVSLLAQLLQTGQSQPEFVKTLQIQPQTFTADPLLTTDTAQQLTVGTPVTGSASIQTIQPQTNMTDQLLTVGTAQQPAVDVPATDSAFIQTMADAASSVSAANVQGTAAQTDGLQKAPVLTDAAVSATATANVNSDANNTGQFKIPDVKSNTDQPAVQIQEVTAQSVEPEAAPATVQTKHSISESSSAAVLEILPKDASLSDEKTVIPMNSSQSQDTARFSDLYQTGNVVIKISDASSNAAKTTCNQVADKILLNYKAGNTQFQMDLYPQDLGKVSVKLAMQNGVLSVAIQASNPKTQSMLMENSSDIRSILQTTVSQPVQILEPAQEKAWYQQDQQNQQNQAQQQEEQRQSQNNNHTVSSLDGDVSTSDFLSVMQQLRQQVYSM; via the coding sequence ATGATAGAGCAAATTTTACGAACCACAGCACCGCGAAATACCAGTGTGTCTCAAACGAAAGACTGTACGGGCGGCTTTGAATCTTTAATGAAATCGGCAGTCCAGGGGAAGGATTCAAAAAGCGCAGTGCAGCCGGATACAAGCGTCTCATCAAAAGATGAAGAGAAAAAAGACAGTGATGGCGCAGACGGTTCCGCCGGAGATCAGCAGCTTTTCAATGCGGTTGATGTATCTCTTCTGGCTCAATTGCTCCAAACCGGGCAGTCTCAGCCCGAATTTGTTAAGACCCTGCAAATTCAGCCGCAAACATTCACGGCAGATCCGCTTTTGACGACAGACACAGCCCAGCAGCTGACAGTCGGCACTCCGGTAACCGGTTCTGCGTCCATTCAAACAATTCAACCGCAAACAAATATGACAGATCAACTTTTGACTGTAGGCACAGCGCAGCAGCCGGCAGTTGACGTTCCTGCAACAGATTCTGCGTTTATTCAGACTATGGCAGATGCGGCCTCGTCTGTAAGTGCGGCAAATGTGCAGGGAACCGCCGCTCAAACCGATGGATTACAGAAAGCTCCGGTTCTTACTGATGCCGCTGTTTCTGCCACTGCAACAGCGAATGTAAATTCAGATGCTAACAATACCGGACAATTTAAAATTCCGGATGTGAAAAGCAACACCGACCAGCCCGCGGTGCAGATACAGGAAGTTACAGCGCAGTCTGTCGAACCTGAAGCTGCTCCTGCGACTGTACAAACGAAGCACAGTATCAGTGAATCCTCTTCGGCTGCTGTGCTTGAAATTTTACCGAAGGATGCTTCTCTTTCTGATGAAAAAACCGTTATTCCGATGAACTCGAGCCAAAGCCAGGATACGGCACGTTTTTCAGACTTGTATCAGACAGGGAACGTAGTTATTAAAATTTCCGACGCCTCATCAAATGCCGCCAAAACAACCTGTAACCAGGTAGCCGACAAAATTCTGCTTAACTATAAAGCGGGGAACACGCAGTTTCAAATGGATCTTTATCCGCAGGACTTAGGAAAAGTGTCCGTTAAACTCGCAATGCAAAACGGTGTGCTTTCTGTTGCGATTCAGGCGTCAAACCCTAAAACGCAAAGCATGCTGATGGAGAACAGTTCCGACATCAGGTCCATTCTACAGACAACCGTCAGCCAGCCTGTGCAGATTTTAGAACCGGCTCAGGAAAAGGCATGGTATCAGCAGGATCAGCAGAACCAGCAAAATCAGGCACAGCAGCAGGAAGAGCAGCGGCAAAGCCAAAATAATAATCATACTGTCAGCTCGCTGGACGGCGACGTCAGCACCAGTGATTTTCTTTCCGTCATGCAGCAGCTCAGGCAGCAGGTCTATTCGATGTAA
- a CDS encoding flagellar hook capping FlgD N-terminal domain-containing protein: MITNQINSYAFSSASNTLNQKTNATSDGTSTPTVSKGSSLDMNDFMQLLAAQFTNQDVMNPSDSTEYVSQMAQFAALQAMQDVSQVTSTQYGASLVGKKVVVASYNSAGKYVEDTGVVDSINFASDPSVVVVNGKAYNLSSVMEVVNPTAATTPDNKSGTPDETTPDDTSGSSGETV; the protein is encoded by the coding sequence TTGATTACCAATCAAATTAATTCCTACGCATTTAGTTCTGCATCCAACACGTTAAACCAAAAGACAAACGCAACTTCCGACGGTACGTCAACCCCAACGGTCAGCAAGGGATCGTCGCTCGACATGAATGATTTTATGCAATTGCTTGCGGCGCAGTTTACCAATCAGGATGTGATGAACCCGTCGGACAGTACCGAGTACGTTTCCCAAATGGCTCAGTTCGCTGCTTTACAGGCGATGCAGGATGTCTCACAGGTTACAAGCACACAGTATGGCGCATCTCTTGTTGGCAAAAAGGTTGTGGTTGCCAGCTATAACAGCGCCGGGAAATATGTGGAAGACACGGGTGTGGTCGACAGTATCAACTTTGCCTCAGACCCAAGTGTTGTGGTTGTGAATGGGAAAGCGTACAATCTTTCTTCCGTTATGGAGGTTGTGAATCCAACCGCGGCGACGACTCCCGATAATAAGTCTGGTACGCCTGACGAGACAACTCCCGATGACACGTCTGGATCAAGTGGAGAAACAGTCTAA